A single genomic interval of Zunongwangia sp. HGR-M22 harbors:
- a CDS encoding YqaE/Pmp3 family membrane protein, with product MKLSIVILNLILPPVAVYIKYGAKKFFLVNLLLTCLGWIPGVIHAFIINDKYIKLFRKS from the coding sequence ATGAAACTAAGTATAGTAATCTTAAATCTAATTTTGCCACCGGTTGCAGTGTATATTAAATATGGAGCTAAGAAATTTTTTTTAGTTAATTTATTACTCACCTGTTTAGGCTGGATACCTGGAGTAATCCATGCATTTATAATAAATGATAAATATATTAAGCTATTCCGAAAGTCCTAG